A single region of the Epinephelus moara isolate mb chromosome 16, YSFRI_EMoa_1.0, whole genome shotgun sequence genome encodes:
- the LOC126402487 gene encoding opioid growth factor receptor-like → MCLRRGVIKNMKQDDNTTDHHRRWRGETPGETPGETPGETPGVTPGETPGETPGVIPGETPGETPGETPGVTPGVTPGETPGETPGETPGVIPGVTPGVTPGETPGERPGETPGETRGVIRSTPPGSSPLHEAGSPFLNWTSL, encoded by the exons ATGTgtctgaggagaggagtcattaaaaacatgaagcAGGACGACAACACAACTGACCACCATAG gaggtggaggggagagACGCCTGGAGAGACGCCTGGAGAGACACCTGGAGAGACACCTGGTGTGACGCCTGGAGAGACACCTGGAGAGACACCTGGTGTGATACCTGGAGAGACACCTGGAGAGACACCTGGAGAGACACCTGGTGTGACACCTGGTGTGACACCTGGAGAGACACCTGGAGAGACACCTGGAGAGACACCTGGTGTGATACCTGGTGTGACGCCTGGTGTGACGCCTGGAGAGACGCCTGGAGAGAGACCTGGAGAGACACCTGGAGAGACACGTGGTGTGATCCGATCAACccccccaggctccagtcccttacatgaagctggttctccgttcttgaattggacgtctctttga